From a region of the Kaistia sp. 32K genome:
- a CDS encoding tetratricopeptide repeat protein — MASLRDTLEARLKVGQDNALLRFSLGSFCLKEGDAAAAVEHFRRAVELDGDYSAAWAQLGKALGLAGDAGAAADAYASGIEAAERRGDLQAAKQMRVFLRRLDPGRSQSVIE, encoded by the coding sequence ATGGCCAGCCTGCGCGATACTCTGGAAGCCCGCCTCAAAGTCGGGCAGGACAACGCGCTGCTGCGCTTTTCGCTCGGCAGCTTCTGCCTGAAGGAGGGCGACGCCGCCGCGGCGGTCGAGCATTTCCGCCGCGCGGTCGAGCTCGATGGCGACTATTCGGCCGCCTGGGCGCAGCTCGGCAAGGCGCTCGGCCTCGCCGGCGACGCCGGGGCGGCTGCCGACGCCTATGCAAGCGGGATCGAGGCGGCGGAGCGGCGTGGCGACCTGCAGGCCGCCAAGCAGATGCGCGTCTTCCTGCGGCGGCTGGATCCCGGCCGCTCCCAGAGTGTCATCGAATGA
- a CDS encoding metalloregulator ArsR/SmtB family transcription factor → MSTPGLDNADAQGKTGSDRLLFLLKTRGQQTAADLGQALGTTGENARQQLTRLAAEGLVESETVARGVGRPSQLWRLTARGNARFPDTHAELTVSLLRNVRALLGDEALDRVIGAREDEMRASYRQALKGTKGTEARLASLAAIRSREGYMAEHRTSDDGDGWLFIENHCPICAAATACQGFCRSELAIFREMLGPDCSVERTEHIVYGARRCAYRIRPEEG, encoded by the coding sequence ATGTCAACGCCTGGCTTGGATAATGCGGACGCGCAGGGAAAGACGGGATCGGACCGCCTGCTCTTCCTGCTGAAGACGCGCGGCCAGCAGACGGCCGCCGATCTCGGACAGGCGCTCGGCACCACCGGCGAGAACGCCCGGCAGCAGCTGACCCGGCTCGCGGCGGAGGGGCTGGTCGAGAGCGAAACCGTGGCGCGCGGTGTCGGCCGCCCCTCGCAGCTCTGGCGCCTCACCGCGCGCGGCAATGCCCGCTTTCCCGATACCCATGCCGAGCTGACCGTCAGCCTCCTGCGCAACGTCCGCGCGCTCCTCGGCGACGAGGCGCTCGACCGGGTGATCGGCGCGCGCGAGGACGAGATGCGCGCCTCCTATCGCCAGGCGCTGAAGGGAACGAAGGGGACGGAGGCCCGCCTCGCCTCGCTCGCCGCCATCCGCAGCCGCGAGGGCTACATGGCGGAGCATCGCACGTCCGACGACGGCGACGGCTGGCTGTTCATCGAGAACCACTGCCCGATCTGCGCCGCCGCGACGGCCTGCCAGGGCTTCTGCCGGTCCGAGCTGGCGATCTTCCGCGAGATGCTGGGGCCAGATTGCTCGGTCGAGCGGACGGAGCACATCGTCTACGGCGCGCGCCGCTGCGCCTACCGCATCCGCCCGGAAGAGGGCTGA
- a CDS encoding substrate-binding domain-containing protein: MTIKKKLGTLGIAVLTTAALWTGAAQAQSKDEIKIGVVNLSLCCAYFVGMDAAVKDEAKPYGNVKILSTDADGDVAKLTADVEDLLNQGVKGLIVSGAFIEAAPAALEAIEQAGVPVVMVDRRLKGGDYTSWVGPDNRAIGEGIGDYIVKRLNGQGKVVIIRGGPADNTIGSDRSDGVTAKLKEANVTAVVSPGWGGWSADGGFSQMENMLAKEKDINAVFCENDSMCLGAQKAIHDAGRSGDIFIAAVDGEAGALVEIAREGSNFGATGLNSADQIGRAGFNRLMAILAGAQAPKDTALPSPIITKDNAIKFIREGSTF; encoded by the coding sequence ATGACCATCAAGAAGAAGCTGGGAACGCTTGGCATCGCCGTGCTGACCACCGCCGCGCTCTGGACCGGGGCCGCGCAGGCCCAGTCCAAGGACGAGATCAAGATCGGCGTCGTCAACCTGTCGCTCTGCTGCGCCTATTTCGTCGGCATGGACGCCGCCGTGAAGGACGAGGCGAAGCCCTATGGCAACGTCAAGATCCTGTCGACGGACGCCGATGGCGACGTCGCCAAGCTGACCGCCGACGTCGAGGATCTCCTGAACCAGGGCGTCAAGGGCCTGATCGTCTCCGGCGCCTTCATCGAGGCGGCGCCGGCGGCGCTCGAGGCGATCGAGCAGGCCGGCGTTCCCGTCGTCATGGTCGATCGCCGGCTTAAGGGCGGCGACTATACGAGCTGGGTCGGCCCCGATAACCGCGCCATCGGCGAGGGCATCGGCGACTACATCGTCAAGCGGCTCAACGGCCAGGGCAAGGTCGTGATCATCCGCGGCGGTCCCGCCGACAATACGATCGGCTCCGACCGGAGCGACGGCGTCACTGCCAAGCTGAAGGAGGCCAACGTCACGGCGGTCGTCTCGCCGGGCTGGGGCGGTTGGAGCGCCGATGGCGGCTTCAGCCAGATGGAGAACATGCTGGCGAAGGAGAAGGACATCAACGCCGTCTTCTGCGAGAACGACTCGATGTGCCTCGGCGCCCAGAAGGCGATCCATGACGCCGGCCGCAGCGGCGACATCTTCATCGCCGCCGTCGACGGCGAGGCGGGCGCGCTGGTCGAGATCGCCCGCGAGGGCTCCAACTTCGGCGCCACCGGCCTCAACAGCGCCGACCAGATCGGCCGCGCCGGCTTCAACCGCCTGATGGCGATCCTGGCCGGCGCCCAGGCGCCGAAGGATACGGCGCTGCCGTCGCCGATCATCACCAAGGACAATGCCATCAAGTTCATCCGCGAAGGCAGCACGTTCTAA
- a CDS encoding ABC transporter permease — protein MTEALSTRVPRKSLLRHVNRANLIFTVAILALVVFASLTSDAFLTQRNIVNISRQIVTNGFLSLGMLLVIRTGGIDLSVGSVLAFAGLLATGLQGQMHFTAAIAVALSMGALVGVVNGWLIGRFNLQPFIVTLAMMGSLRGLLYVYADTPRYPADELFRALLGGAFIGPVPVNFILFAIAVPIVWFYTDHTVSGRAAYALGVNKEAVRLAGVNVRKHLILAYGICGLLAAIAGVLLASRLGIAQPSVGVGYELDAIAAVVIGGGLLGGGGGTVVGVLGGVLALAMVDNVLNLFNVDSYYQQLLKGLIILVAVLARRKPA, from the coding sequence TTGACCGAAGCCCTGTCCACCCGAGTGCCGCGCAAGAGTCTCTTGCGGCACGTCAACCGCGCCAATCTGATCTTCACCGTGGCGATCCTGGCGCTGGTGGTGTTCGCGTCGCTGACGTCGGATGCGTTCCTGACCCAGCGCAACATCGTCAACATCTCGCGCCAGATCGTCACCAACGGCTTCCTGAGCCTCGGCATGCTGCTGGTGATCCGGACGGGCGGCATCGACCTTTCCGTCGGCTCCGTCCTTGCCTTCGCCGGCCTGCTCGCGACCGGCCTGCAGGGGCAGATGCACTTCACCGCCGCGATCGCCGTGGCGCTTTCGATGGGCGCGCTGGTCGGCGTGGTCAACGGCTGGCTGATCGGCCGCTTCAACCTGCAGCCCTTCATCGTCACGCTGGCGATGATGGGAAGCCTTCGCGGGCTTCTCTATGTCTATGCCGACACGCCGCGCTATCCGGCCGACGAGCTGTTCCGCGCGCTGCTCGGCGGCGCCTTCATCGGCCCGGTGCCCGTCAATTTCATCCTGTTCGCCATCGCCGTGCCGATCGTCTGGTTCTACACCGACCATACGGTTTCCGGCCGCGCCGCCTATGCGCTCGGCGTCAACAAGGAGGCCGTTCGCCTCGCCGGCGTCAACGTCCGCAAGCACCTCATTCTTGCCTATGGCATCTGCGGCCTGCTCGCGGCTATCGCCGGCGTGCTGCTGGCGAGCCGTCTCGGCATCGCCCAGCCGAGCGTCGGCGTCGGCTACGAGCTCGATGCCATCGCAGCCGTCGTCATCGGCGGCGGCCTGCTCGGCGGTGGCGGCGGCACGGTGGTCGGCGTGCTTGGCGGTGTGCTCGCGCTCGCCATGGTCGACAACGTGCTCAACCTGTTCAACGTCGACTCCTACTACCAGCAGTTGCTGAAGGGGCTGATCATCCTCGTGGCGGTTCTCGCCCGCAGGAAGCCGGCCTGA
- a CDS encoding sugar ABC transporter ATP-binding protein, with translation MPHLAVRQIAKSYDSNPAIRDISFAIDGGQVLALCGENGAGKSTLMKVLSGAVVPDSGDILLDGAPVRIHSPADAMALGICTVYQELSLLPHLSVAENMLMGRMPARRLSFVVDWNEAHRLARIVLTDLGFPEIDPEWLVSELSVAQQQIVEIAKALVSAPRILILDEPTAVLSALETDLLFAKIRKLAEAGTTVLYISHRLEEIFEIADAVVVLKDGASVLSGSIDDFDQDRLIEAMVGRSLGDIFPKRPVGPASGNIVLEVERLGRAGVFADIDLKVHGGEILGMFGLVGSGRTEVAKAIFGAHPADTGSIRLAGASGDIATPGDAVRQGIAMITEDRKGDGLALDASVLDNAGLASFGRTSRYGVIDGAERQKLVDAKVRELSIRPAGTARPVRQLSGGNQQKVVLAKWLLVENVKLFIFDEPTRGVDVATKVEIYQMIADLAAEGAAVLLISSEMPEVLGLSDRLVVMRDGRIVAELEREQFSMDTLFIHAAGLTQQSHNPERRR, from the coding sequence ATGCCTCATCTCGCGGTACGTCAGATCGCCAAGAGCTATGACAGCAATCCCGCCATCCGGGACATCTCCTTTGCGATCGACGGCGGCCAGGTTCTGGCGCTCTGCGGCGAGAACGGCGCCGGCAAGTCCACGCTGATGAAAGTCCTCTCCGGCGCCGTCGTGCCGGATAGCGGCGACATCCTGCTCGACGGCGCGCCTGTCCGCATTCACTCGCCGGCTGACGCCATGGCGCTCGGCATCTGCACGGTCTACCAGGAGCTCAGCCTGCTGCCGCATCTGAGCGTCGCGGAAAACATGCTGATGGGCCGGATGCCGGCGCGGCGCCTGTCCTTCGTGGTCGACTGGAACGAGGCGCATCGTCTGGCGCGCATCGTCCTGACCGATCTCGGCTTCCCCGAGATCGATCCGGAATGGTTGGTGTCGGAGCTGAGCGTCGCGCAGCAGCAGATCGTCGAGATCGCCAAGGCGCTGGTGTCGGCGCCGCGGATCCTGATCCTCGACGAACCCACCGCCGTCCTCTCGGCGCTGGAGACGGACCTGCTCTTCGCCAAGATCCGCAAGCTGGCGGAGGCGGGAACCACGGTTCTCTACATCTCGCACCGGCTGGAGGAGATCTTCGAGATCGCCGACGCCGTCGTCGTGCTCAAGGACGGCGCCAGCGTGCTTTCCGGCTCGATCGATGATTTCGACCAGGATCGCCTGATCGAGGCGATGGTCGGGCGCTCGCTCGGGGACATCTTCCCGAAGCGGCCGGTCGGTCCTGCTTCCGGCAACATCGTGCTGGAGGTCGAGCGGCTCGGGCGGGCAGGGGTGTTCGCCGATATCGACCTGAAGGTGCATGGCGGCGAGATCCTCGGCATGTTCGGCCTGGTCGGTAGCGGCCGCACCGAGGTCGCCAAGGCGATTTTCGGTGCGCATCCGGCCGATACCGGCTCGATCCGCCTTGCCGGCGCCTCCGGCGATATCGCGACGCCGGGCGACGCGGTGCGGCAGGGGATCGCCATGATCACCGAGGACCGCAAGGGCGACGGCCTCGCCCTCGATGCCAGCGTGCTCGACAATGCGGGCCTTGCCAGTTTCGGCCGGACGTCGCGCTACGGCGTCATCGACGGGGCCGAACGGCAAAAGCTGGTCGACGCCAAGGTGCGCGAGCTCTCGATCCGACCCGCTGGCACGGCGCGGCCGGTGCGCCAGCTTTCCGGCGGCAACCAGCAGAAGGTCGTGCTGGCGAAATGGCTGCTGGTCGAGAACGTCAAGCTCTTCATCTTCGACGAGCCGACGCGTGGCGTCGACGTCGCCACCAAGGTCGAGATCTACCAGATGATCGCCGACCTCGCGGCGGAAGGCGCCGCCGTGCTCCTTATCTCTTCTGAAATGCCGGAAGTTCTCGGGCTGTCCGACCGGCTCGTCGTGATGCGCGACGGTCGCATCGTCGCCGAGCTCGAGCGCGAGCAGTTCAGCATGGACACGCTGTTCATCCATGCCGCCGGCCTTACCCAACAATCGCATAATCCGGAGCGTCGACGTTGA
- a CDS encoding aldehyde dehydrogenase, whose protein sequence is MQMLIDGGWTAAGDQALDPVLNPATNAEIARVPRAGADDVRRAVAAAQSGKQRMAELPAYRRYEILEAVARRIEANQAELGRLLCQENGKRLAETTSEVGAAARIFRGYAEEAKRLFGKSVPLDSVPGLEASLAITMRRPLGVVAAIVPFNYPVELWSHKVAGGLAAGNAVITKTPEDCPLAVLEVSRYLEEAGLPRAAHQVLTGGRETGEALVRAEGVDMIAMTGSTAAGRRILEVAAATLKKVHLELGGNDATIVCEDADIDQVADALVAGRFTSGNGQICCAVKRVLVQRPVFDRLLEALTERTRNLKVGDPLDPSTNVGPLINTRAAERVEAQVRQAVADGATIVTGGTRDGNFYAPTILTGVVPGTPAFDDETFGPVLPLIPFDNFEEALDLANDSSFGLQAALFTGDLRRVMRAYEVLDVGTVVVNHTTAIRVENLPFGGNKASGNGREGIHETLLHMSKEKTLLLADVFGT, encoded by the coding sequence ATGCAAATGCTGATTGATGGCGGCTGGACGGCGGCGGGGGATCAGGCCCTCGATCCCGTGCTGAATCCGGCGACCAACGCGGAGATCGCCCGCGTGCCGCGCGCCGGCGCCGACGATGTCCGACGTGCCGTCGCGGCCGCTCAATCCGGCAAGCAGCGCATGGCCGAACTGCCGGCCTATCGTCGCTATGAAATTCTCGAAGCCGTTGCCCGTCGCATCGAGGCGAACCAGGCCGAGCTCGGGCGCCTGCTCTGTCAGGAGAACGGCAAGCGGCTGGCCGAGACGACCAGCGAAGTCGGCGCGGCGGCACGGATCTTCCGCGGCTATGCGGAGGAGGCGAAGCGCCTGTTCGGCAAGAGCGTTCCGCTCGATTCCGTTCCGGGCCTCGAGGCGTCGCTCGCCATCACCATGCGCCGGCCGCTCGGCGTTGTCGCGGCCATCGTTCCCTTCAACTATCCGGTCGAGCTCTGGAGTCACAAGGTCGCGGGCGGCCTCGCCGCCGGCAACGCGGTCATCACCAAGACGCCGGAGGATTGCCCGCTCGCCGTGCTCGAGGTCAGCCGTTATCTCGAGGAGGCCGGCCTGCCGCGCGCCGCGCATCAGGTCCTGACCGGCGGCCGCGAGACCGGCGAGGCGCTGGTGCGCGCCGAGGGCGTCGACATGATCGCCATGACCGGCAGCACGGCCGCCGGCCGGCGCATTCTCGAAGTCGCGGCGGCGACGCTCAAGAAGGTGCATCTCGAACTCGGCGGCAACGACGCGACGATCGTCTGCGAGGATGCGGATATCGATCAGGTGGCGGATGCGCTGGTCGCCGGCCGCTTCACCAGCGGCAACGGCCAAATCTGCTGCGCGGTGAAGCGCGTGCTGGTGCAGCGTCCGGTTTTCGACCGGCTGCTCGAGGCCCTGACGGAGCGGACGCGCAATCTGAAGGTCGGCGATCCCCTGGATCCCTCCACGAATGTCGGACCGCTGATCAACACGCGGGCGGCCGAGCGGGTCGAGGCGCAGGTGCGCCAGGCCGTCGCCGATGGCGCCACCATCGTGACCGGCGGCACCCGCGACGGCAATTTCTACGCCCCGACCATCCTGACCGGCGTGGTGCCGGGAACGCCTGCCTTCGACGACGAAACATTCGGCCCGGTGCTGCCGCTGATCCCGTTCGACAATTTCGAGGAGGCGCTTGATCTCGCCAATGACAGCTCGTTCGGCCTGCAGGCGGCGCTTTTCACCGGCGATCTGCGCCGCGTCATGCGCGCCTATGAGGTGCTCGATGTCGGCACGGTCGTCGTCAACCACACCACGGCCATCCGCGTCGAGAACCTGCCGTTCGGCGGCAACAAGGCGAGCGGCAACGGCCGCGAGGGCATTCACGAGACGCTGCTGCACATGAGCAAGGAAAAGACGCTGCTCCTGGCCGACGTGTTTGGAACCTGA
- a CDS encoding IclR family transcriptional regulator, translating to MREVDSNVSSTALKALSVLEFLGEQQRSVSVQDVAAGLGSDRTTAYRMLATLVQSGYVVRDESAKLYRLSLKVLSLARHLVSDDERSIQIVRSLRRISEETGETVHYSALDQDCAVLVFRSKGVQRVSVDFQIGDRSPLTSTSIGKVLLAYEDPRFVDTILARGLPKLAPKTITDPEQFRRELSLVRAQGYAYDDLEFAADMRCLAVPVFEKGGRVPGGIAISGPSSRFSLEKLDELRTVAAREAIDLSRNLGGFV from the coding sequence TTGCGCGAAGTCGACTCGAATGTGAGCAGCACCGCCCTGAAGGCGTTGTCGGTGCTGGAGTTTCTGGGCGAACAGCAGCGGTCGGTTTCCGTGCAGGACGTGGCCGCCGGCCTCGGCTCCGATCGCACCACCGCGTACCGGATGCTGGCGACGCTGGTGCAGTCCGGCTATGTCGTGCGCGACGAGAGCGCGAAGCTCTACCGGCTCAGCCTCAAGGTGCTGTCGCTCGCGCGCCATCTGGTCAGCGACGACGAACGCTCGATCCAGATCGTCCGCAGCCTGCGACGGATCTCGGAAGAGACCGGCGAGACCGTGCATTATTCGGCGCTCGACCAGGATTGCGCGGTGCTGGTGTTCCGCTCCAAGGGCGTGCAGCGCGTCAGCGTCGACTTCCAGATCGGCGATCGCTCGCCCCTCACCAGCACCTCGATCGGCAAGGTCCTGCTCGCCTATGAGGACCCTCGCTTCGTCGATACCATTCTCGCCCGCGGCCTGCCCAAGCTCGCCCCGAAGACGATCACCGATCCCGAGCAGTTCCGCCGCGAGCTCTCGCTCGTGCGCGCGCAGGGCTATGCCTATGACGATCTGGAATTCGCGGCCGACATGCGCTGTCTCGCCGTTCCGGTCTTCGAGAAGGGCGGCCGCGTGCCCGGCGGCATCGCCATCTCCGGCCCCAGCAGCCGCTTCAGCCTCGAAAAGCTCGACGAGTTGCGCACCGTCGCGGCGCGCGAGGCGATCGACCTCTCGCGAAACCTCGGCGGCTTCGTCTGA
- a CDS encoding DUF1349 domain-containing protein — protein MTSGTYSEAEWLNEPPEWSIDGNVLNVTTGRDTDFWQSTFYGFRRDDGHFLHRPAEGDLTAQVVFEGRYETLYDQAGLMLRIDARNWIKLGIEHSDGVTNFSLVCTRDGLSDWSVAAQPLLTGPQSVRLTRVGGAVIAHYRNAAGAWQLLRLCPFPESAGARIGPMACSPQREGFQVRFTDFRIDPPIASPLHG, from the coding sequence ATGACGTCCGGCACGTATAGCGAGGCGGAATGGCTGAACGAGCCGCCGGAATGGTCGATCGACGGCAACGTTCTCAACGTGACTACCGGTCGCGACACCGATTTCTGGCAGTCGACCTTCTACGGCTTTCGCCGCGATGACGGGCATTTCCTGCATCGGCCGGCCGAGGGCGACCTGACGGCGCAGGTCGTCTTCGAGGGTCGGTACGAGACGCTCTACGACCAGGCGGGGCTGATGCTGCGGATCGACGCGCGGAACTGGATCAAGCTCGGCATCGAACACTCCGACGGCGTCACCAATTTCAGCCTCGTCTGCACGCGGGACGGCCTGTCGGACTGGTCGGTGGCGGCCCAGCCGCTGCTCACCGGGCCGCAATCGGTCCGCCTTACCCGCGTCGGCGGCGCGGTGATCGCGCACTATCGCAATGCCGCGGGCGCGTGGCAGCTGCTGCGGCTCTGTCCGTTTCCGGAATCCGCCGGCGCGCGGATCGGGCCGATGGCCTGCTCGCCGCAGCGCGAGGGATTTCAGGTCCGCTTCACCGATTTCCGGATCGATCCGCCCATCGCCAGTCCGCTGCACGGCTGA
- a CDS encoding LysR family transcriptional regulator, with protein MDTLDAMRVFARVVERRSFTLAAEDTGLPRSTVTDAVKQLEARLGVRLLQRTTRHVSPTLDGEAYHQRCLMILADVEDAESGFAGAKPKGLLRVDVHGTLARHFVLPNLPAFLATYPDIEVYMSEGDRLVDLVREGIDCVLRVGKLQDSEMIARRVAMLEEVTLASPAYLAAHGMPEHPDALAEGHRMVGFRSSATGGLLPLEFAVDGGMRAVTLPATVSVNGAESYFSAAKLGLGLIQIPRYHAEYALETGELVEILQDYPPASTPVSVLYPRSRQLSPRVRVFIDWVGQIFAAAGT; from the coding sequence ATGGATACGCTGGATGCCATGCGGGTTTTCGCGCGCGTCGTGGAGCGACGCAGCTTCACGCTCGCCGCCGAGGATACGGGATTGCCGCGCTCGACCGTCACCGATGCGGTCAAGCAGCTCGAGGCGCGGCTCGGCGTGCGCCTGCTGCAACGCACGACCCGGCATGTCAGCCCGACGCTGGACGGCGAGGCCTATCATCAGCGCTGCCTGATGATCCTCGCCGATGTCGAGGACGCCGAGAGCGGCTTCGCCGGCGCCAAGCCGAAGGGACTGCTGCGCGTCGACGTGCATGGCACGCTCGCCCGGCATTTCGTGCTGCCCAACCTGCCGGCCTTCCTCGCGACCTATCCCGACATCGAGGTCTATATGAGCGAGGGCGACCGGCTGGTCGATCTCGTCCGCGAGGGCATCGATTGCGTGCTGCGCGTCGGCAAGCTGCAGGACAGCGAGATGATCGCTCGCCGCGTCGCAATGCTGGAGGAGGTGACGCTGGCGTCGCCCGCCTATCTCGCGGCGCACGGCATGCCGGAGCATCCGGACGCTCTCGCCGAGGGCCACCGCATGGTCGGCTTCCGCTCCAGCGCCACCGGCGGCCTGCTGCCGCTGGAGTTCGCCGTCGACGGTGGCATGCGGGCTGTCACCTTGCCGGCGACCGTCTCGGTCAACGGGGCGGAGAGCTACTTTTCCGCCGCCAAGCTCGGGCTGGGGCTGATCCAGATTCCCCGCTATCACGCGGAATATGCGCTGGAAACCGGCGAACTCGTCGAAATATTGCAGGACTATCCGCCGGCGAGCACGCCCGTCTCCGTCCTCTATCCGCGCAGCCGCCAGCTCTCGCCGCGCGTTCGCGTGTTCATCGATTGGGTCGGGCAGATCTTCGCGGCCGCCGGCACCTGA
- a CDS encoding SDR family oxidoreductase, with protein sequence MTTNKIAIVTGASRGIGAAIAERLGKDGFTVVVNYAGNAAAAEEVVRKIEQAGGKAVTAQADVSDAAAVRRMFDSAEAAYGGIDVLVNNAGIMMLAPLASADDDNFDRQINVNLKGTFNTLREAAKRLRQGGRVINFSTTVVGLKLETYGVYAATKAAVETLTAIMAKEMRGRDITVNAVAPGPTGTDLFLNGKTPELVERMAKMNPLERLGTPEDIAAVVAFLAGPDGAWINGQTLRANGGVV encoded by the coding sequence ATGACCACCAACAAGATCGCCATCGTCACCGGCGCATCCCGCGGCATTGGCGCGGCGATCGCCGAGCGCCTCGGCAAGGACGGCTTCACCGTCGTCGTCAACTATGCCGGCAACGCGGCCGCCGCCGAAGAGGTCGTCCGCAAGATCGAGCAGGCCGGTGGCAAGGCCGTCACCGCGCAGGCCGACGTCAGCGATGCCGCCGCCGTGCGCCGCATGTTCGATTCCGCCGAAGCCGCTTACGGCGGCATCGACGTGCTGGTGAACAATGCCGGCATCATGATGCTGGCGCCGCTCGCCAGCGCCGACGACGACAATTTCGACCGCCAGATCAACGTCAATCTCAAGGGCACCTTCAACACGCTGCGCGAGGCGGCGAAGCGGCTGCGCCAGGGCGGCCGGGTGATCAACTTCTCGACCACCGTGGTCGGCCTGAAGCTGGAGACCTACGGCGTCTATGCCGCCACCAAGGCAGCCGTCGAAACGCTGACGGCGATCATGGCCAAGGAGATGCGCGGCCGCGACATCACCGTCAACGCCGTGGCGCCCGGCCCGACCGGCACCGACCTCTTCCTCAACGGCAAAACGCCCGAGCTGGTCGAGCGCATGGCGAAGATGAACCCGCTGGAGCGTCTCGGCACGCCGGAGGATATCGCCGCCGTCGTCGCCTTCCTCGCCGGCCCGGACGGCGCCTGGATCAACGGCCAGACGCTGCGCGCCAATGGCGGCGTCGTCTGA
- a CDS encoding SDR family oxidoreductase, producing MNQQVIVITGASSGFGALTARALARAGHIVYAGIRDTQTRNARAVADAVAFASENGVDLRTVELDVANDASVEAGIASILAEAGRLDVVIHNAGHMSFGPAEAFTPEQFAALYDINVLSTQRVNRAALPAMRKAGKGLVVWVSSSSARGGTPPFLSPYFAAKAAMDSLAVSYASELARWGIETAIVVPGAFTKGTNHFAHSGSPADAARAAEYTEGPYKGVSEQALQGLASLEPADADAGEVAVAIVDIVGMPFGKRPFRVHVDPSEDGAEIVNGVADRVRAEMFRRIGLDDLLKPAIR from the coding sequence ATGAACCAGCAAGTCATCGTCATCACCGGCGCATCGAGCGGCTTCGGCGCGCTCACCGCCCGCGCGCTCGCCAGGGCCGGGCACATCGTCTATGCCGGCATCCGCGACACGCAGACCCGCAACGCCAGGGCGGTGGCGGACGCCGTCGCCTTCGCCAGCGAGAACGGCGTCGATCTGCGCACCGTCGAACTCGACGTTGCAAACGATGCCTCGGTCGAGGCCGGCATCGCCAGCATCCTTGCCGAGGCCGGGCGACTCGACGTCGTCATCCACAATGCCGGCCACATGTCGTTCGGCCCGGCCGAGGCGTTCACGCCGGAGCAATTCGCCGCGCTCTACGACATCAACGTGCTGTCGACCCAGCGGGTCAATCGCGCCGCCCTGCCCGCGATGCGCAAGGCCGGCAAGGGCTTGGTCGTCTGGGTGTCATCGTCGAGCGCGCGCGGCGGCACGCCGCCCTTCCTCTCGCCCTACTTCGCCGCCAAGGCGGCGATGGACTCGCTCGCGGTTTCTTATGCTTCCGAGCTCGCCCGCTGGGGCATCGAGACGGCGATCGTCGTGCCCGGCGCCTTCACCAAGGGCACCAATCACTTCGCCCATTCCGGCTCGCCGGCCGACGCGGCCCGCGCCGCCGAATATACGGAAGGTCCCTACAAGGGCGTTTCGGAACAGGCGCTGCAGGGGCTTGCCTCGCTGGAGCCCGCCGATGCCGACGCCGGCGAGGTTGCCGTCGCGATCGTCGATATCGTCGGCATGCCCTTCGGCAAGCGGCCGTTCAGGGTCCATGTCGACCCGTCCGAAGACGGCGCGGAGATCGTCAACGGCGTCGCCGACCGCGTCCGCGCCGAGATGTTCCGGCGCATCGGTCTCGACGACCTCTTGAAGCCGGCGATCCGCTGA
- a CDS encoding sugar phosphate isomerase/epimerase, translating to MTFRLGGYGIEYKGDPEAYARAHTEFGYNAAYMPNIRIENREEIAAIVKAMAAADLVIAEGGAWKNLIAHDEATRKANLEYAVHQLALADELGAGAIVAYHGTVGHAGDPWQLSDNYDYGPHPDNQSEAGFQRAVDTARYVIDTVKPKRAKFSLEMVPWLVTDTPENYLKLLTAIDRPEFGAHIDAANMIITPRLYFNTGKMIRDAFALLGPWIVSCHAKDLVMKGGPGTISFHLDEVVPGEGNLDYTAYVTEIAKLGRDVPLMLEHFDVPGYRRGLAHIKKIAGAAGVL from the coding sequence ATGACCTTCAGGCTCGGTGGCTATGGGATCGAGTACAAGGGCGACCCCGAGGCCTATGCGCGCGCGCATACGGAATTCGGCTACAACGCCGCCTACATGCCCAACATCCGGATCGAGAACCGCGAGGAGATCGCCGCGATCGTGAAGGCGATGGCCGCGGCCGATCTGGTCATCGCCGAGGGCGGCGCCTGGAAGAACCTCATCGCCCACGACGAGGCGACGCGGAAGGCCAATCTCGAATATGCCGTGCACCAGCTGGCGCTGGCGGACGAGCTCGGCGCCGGCGCGATCGTCGCCTATCACGGCACCGTCGGCCATGCCGGCGACCCCTGGCAGCTCAGCGACAACTATGATTACGGTCCGCATCCGGACAACCAGAGCGAGGCCGGCTTCCAGCGCGCCGTCGATACCGCGCGCTACGTCATCGACACGGTGAAGCCCAAGCGCGCCAAGTTCTCGCTGGAGATGGTGCCGTGGCTGGTGACGGATACGCCGGAGAACTACCTGAAGCTGCTCACGGCGATCGACCGGCCTGAGTTCGGCGCCCATATCGACGCCGCCAACATGATCATCACGCCGCGGCTCTACTTCAACACCGGCAAGATGATCCGCGATGCCTTCGCCCTTCTGGGGCCGTGGATCGTTTCCTGCCACGCCAAGGATCTGGTGATGAAGGGCGGCCCGGGGACGATCTCGTTCCACCTCGACGAAGTGGTGCCCGGCGAGGGCAATCTCGACTACACCGCCTATGTCACCGAGATCGCCAAGCTCGGCCGCGACGTTCCCCTGATGTTGGAGCACTTCGACGTGCCCGGCTATCGCCGCGGCCTCGCGCACATCAAGAAGATCGCCGGAGCGGCTGGCGTCCTCTAG